A window of Punica granatum isolate Tunisia-2019 chromosome 8, ASM765513v2, whole genome shotgun sequence genomic DNA:
ACAATAGGCCCAAATTCCGTTTGAAACGCTTCAACTTGATCTTGATgcaaattttctatttttctttttttttgggtgaattcttatttcttttctatatatatatatatatatatatatatatataataatcacTTTGCCTTGACGCAAATTTACACGACGGCGATCAGCTTGACAAACACACAAGACTCCATGGCGTCTGTTAAAAAAACATTTGCCGGCGCTGGCGGTTTCCATTTTTCacatcttttttgtttttgtttttgttttttttggtatGCAACATTTTCCACTTTTGCTCTCCTCTCCCACTCTCTGCAGCTCACATTCTCAGTGGCCATGGCGACGTTCGGAGCTGCTTCGACGGTGACTCACAATCCTGAGTCCTAACAAATCTATCGAGGAAGGTACTGTTGCTTTGCTTGCCTTCTTCAGTTATCAATGCCACTGTCTATGGTGCGGTGCGCTTCCATTCAAGTAATTAGGCAATGCGAGCTGCTGAAAAGCATTATACGGAAATTATAGCTAGGCGCTGCCTGGCCTTCGAAGTTCAGTAGTTCTTCGGCCTTTTGTGTTTGCTTGCTACGATACGATGGAGTGGAGCTCGTCATTGACGTGTCTGTTTGATTCTGGACCTTACAGAGATCAGTCTCACTTCTTTGCTGTGTCGACCGAAGGAAGTAAAAGATATTTCTGGTCGAAAGTTTGCCAAATCGCCGAAGATTTTGCTCTTTCTAGCTAGTTTTTTCCACGCGTAAAGGAAGCTTCGATCGGGCTGTGTTAGTTTGTCGGATTCCTGGCtgatatatataagtttttttaTGTCAGGTTGATCAGCCTGAGTTTGCCTGTGTGTTGATGATACTTGCCGTCGTTTTAAAGAGGCTGCAAAATCTACATTCTCCGATAGATCAAGAGCTAGCAATCTGAAAcctttatgaaatttttaataaatagcAACTCCCATCCTAGAGTGCGACTGTAGGCGGTGGATAGTCGGAGGGTGGGTTGATGCGAGTCCCATGGCCTTATCCTATTCAGTTTTATAATTAACTAGTCATTTCACCCGCGCGTTGTGTGCGATTGCTTatcataatataaatttttatatttttattataaagggtcttcaaaaatattaattagcttATACTTATAGAATTAACTCTTTGATAATTGTcaaataacaataaataaaattgttaaatttatcatatatacataagaaactatattatttatctaaaatgtataaatatatattttatagataagaTTAGTAAAAACATGAACAACATTAATTCGATTAAAATTAAGGTAATAATTAAAccctttattttataaaaagaatCCTAATTTTCAATCACTCGTAACTCGCTGAAAAGTAAATCactcataaaatttaaatgtttcaactttaagtaaatttaataaaaatgaaaactaaATTTATTCCAATCATTTTACGAACTTCTAAAGAAATCAATTCTCTAGACCAATGTGGGTTAGTTTAAGCGGTTCGGTATTTGTTCTGCTTAAATAAGGTTTTCGACTCGAGTCattgtgaatgtaaaaaattcacgATGGATTAGCTTTACCTCGTAGTGGGCAGCCATGCTTGATTGGAGTAGTCGGATCCAATCGAGCTTCTGAATACCATGATTAACACACACCAAAAAGATCAATTCTCATACTATCTCCAATGCTAATCTCTCTTTGGGTCTCTAAACTAGGCCACAATACTACCACATAAATCCCACGTCAGACAGAGACTCACTCACCAAAAAAagagactcactactccaaTCACAATCTTGAATTTCAAATCTCTTAATGGACccacacacatatttatatacatataatgaatatacattaaaaaaaacaattactAATGTCTCTATCCCCAATGACCagattttaaataaaattaaagaagagTGGGAAAGCTGCCACGTGAGGCCCGTTGCCGCCATGCGACAGCTCCTTAAGCATTTCTCTAACAAGAGACGCGAGGCAGCCCCCCAATGGGGGTCTCTGCCCAAAAGATGCCATGTTAACCAAGAAGAGATCCCCCACTAGAGGTAGTCTCGTagaatcatttttatttataagtgtaataaatattaatacaAAATATGTAATGGTTAttgaatatttcaaaaatcttTACAGtctatttatctatttatattatattaaagttGACTCCTAAGGTAAGACATAACGAGGAGCTTCCATTCAGGTAATAAGAGCTTCCCACATAAGCGGTTTTGGTGGATCCTTGCTCCATGTTTAACTGTCTCTTTAGGTCTCCTCATTGAATTATTCCTTCCTCTGCAATTCTTCAACGGCTGCTCCTCCTCCCAATCCTTAAGCGCTCCACCTCCCCGATGTCGTCCCTCCGATTCCGCATCTCCTCATTTCTCAATTGCTGCTCCTTCTCTTGAACCCCAATCGCTTCTCAACATCCCCCGACTGTGATGCCTCATTTCATGTGACGATTTAATATAACATTTGCACAAaattcactctctctctcttttttttttttctcttaatgtataattcttcctttttttgaaatttatgcCTTTGTCATACATTAGTTTATTTCTAGGCATTGATAATACTCGAGtttctaatattttatatattaggaATTACACCAATTCCATTAGCTCTAATATATATGAAGCAAGATTTCAATATCTTAGAGATAATAGTGTACGTAATTAAGAACAGTTCAATTAATATTCGAATTATGTTAGTTCATCATCCTATTTTCTCACGAACCTGGTAATTATACTATATTATTTCGGTTCTATGTCATTTTATAACCccgataatttattattttttcttatttgtaTAAGCATAATCTTTTCTACGGAAGAGGGAAGAATGTGAAGTTCCACAGAGAGTTGAACCAATTCGGAGGAACAGTTTCTTGCTTGTTCAATTTTACTGGGGGTTTGACGGTTTCGTTTTTGGGTGTAGGTACAGGTTATGagtttaataaaatttaattaacctaTTTACCTCACCAATTTAATTAATGGCATTATTATATGTATGCTTTACATTAAAAGACGAGTGAAATAACTCTGGATAAAGAAATGAATTTTGTCAATAAAttgtcatttatttattaactattctaatataaaaatgtcaattattattattttttgtggtAGAAATTAAAATGCATGGAGGGAAATAGTCGGCACAATTTCCACACATTCACTTTGGGCTAAAGCCGGAGGGAAACATGAACAAGCAAAGCAAGTTAAATCATCACGCCTCCAATAATGGAGATGATAATGTTGGACTATTTAGACTGGGCCgaacaaaaaattgatgatGTTGGACTTAGACTGGGCCGGTCCATTTTAGTTGCTCGAATTCCTTTAGTTATTTGAAGAGAGATGTTGGGTCACTAGTGGGCTTGGCCCTGCTGGAACTGAAGCAAAGAAGATAAATTTATGGACCTTGGACTGGGCCGAACAAATCAAGGACAttccaaccaaaaaaaaattgtacgtTGGGCCTCactatttctttattttcaaaaaaatatatgaacttTAAATgcttacatacatatatattttatctatgtTGGACTCAAGGGGAAGCGACCGATACTTGAACTTCTAAACCCTAAAACCCCCCTttgtttttcttcctttttttatatttaagaaaaagagaaaatattggAAGAAAATGTTTCCTCAGGCAACGGCACAATTTGAGAGGAACTTGCAACGTTCTTGGTCTGGATGTGGACGGCATAGAGAACGGccgagagaaagagagagagaagctagaagaagatgaggaaCTTGGAATGTACTTGATCGGGATGTGGACGGCACAGAGAACAGACGAGAGAATATTACGGCCATCGTTattgaaaatgattaaaaaaaaaagtaattaagcTTGAAAAAGTATGTGGAAGAATATTAACACCATCGTTAATATTAATGCCATCACAGGGTATGCCGTGCACCGAAAAGTCTAGCTCAACCGAAAAGACATTATCTGAATTGGGTAGGTGTTGCCGGTATAATTTTAGTTTCCCTGAATGCATCGATGCATATAATAATGAGCTTGTTGATATAATCCTGGCCATGAACACCTCAAAAGcttaaaagaattaattacgTTAGCCTCTCTGGCAAACGCACTTTGATGGCCGCTCTGGGTTGTACGAGAGTGTCGGAAGTCAAGCTTGAGAAGTGTCACCACCATCTTAATTCACTCTTTTCGACCGCTCAATCAACCCACATGGCTCACATTCTTCATTATAGAAAGATcatctttttcataattaaatatgTCACATTCTGTCAAAGATTCTTCTTTTGGTCCCATGGTTGATGGTTGTGTTTTTTCCTATGGTAGTTTGGGTCAATTGAAGGGCGAGCCGGTGTTTATCATCTGGATGATTCCCAGCAAAGCTTCACATTTAAGTGCCATCGCGAGGGCAATGAGATATATATTCCGTCATCCAGGCAATGAGCTGGTTTTCATCATCTGGTTTTCATCCAGGAAGTCGTATCTCTTCAGCACCCTCTTAGGAACTTGTGGCCATGAAGTTGCTCAGTGCTGCTGCTACATAGGCTACATCTATCTAGGACGTTCTGTCAGTTACAATGCGTTCGCTTTTCCTGTCTTTTGATTGCCATCTTTCGTCCCCATTGAGCTGTATTGGTAATTGAACTCAAACTTGGTAGAATCCTTTCCCAGGCGATGATGGAACTCTTAGATTTACTCTATTATTGTTGGTTGATTATTTCTGCGTCGACTTCCTCTAATGTTTCATGGGAGTATTCATCAGCACTGATTAATTTTTCTCCCTTGAAATTTAGGCCTTGTTAAAGTGCAGCCAACAGATAACTTGCGGAACCTTCAATAATGATGGCTCCATATACGCTTACTCAGTAAGTCTCGCTATGAAGTGGCGGTTTCTTATTTTTGCACCCGACTTTGATAAAGCCCACAAAATTTGCTACATACAGAAATGGATTAAGCTTATGTATCAGGTCCTATCACTAATAAATGCTGATGATTGAAGAAATAGATCCTTCAATGTCTTTTAATCAGTTTTTCAGATAAGCgctatgttttttttctttttctccaaaGAGTAATTGTTGACTACCGTTAGGATGTCCCTTGAAAGTTCGAAGATAGAAATCTAAAGTAGAAATCTCATATTGCTGTAAAGAGTCCGGTGATTCTCTTCTCCAGAACATTTGGGTTTCGTCCGGTGATGAATTTAACCATAATAAAAGTATGTAGAACTTATTTAAGTACGAAGAGTTATTTTAAATGACATGCAATGAATTTCTTTCTAGTATGTTATGACTGGAGCTAAGGAGCAGAAAATCATAATCCAGCTATGGCCAAGACCTATATCTTCCTGCAACTACCGCAAGTATGTTCTTTTCAATTGTTgcttttttattatcattcaAGGATTCTTATGAATACATTGAATCACGTGTTTGtttcccgagatgcgggaaaGTGACGTTAAAGGCAGGCCAAGGACTAGTACAAAATAACAGAAAGTGAGTGAAGATTTTCATCAGTAGATTCAGGAAAGTCTCAACTCAACCAGAAGTGGCAGAGCATCCTCCTCCTCGGTTTACTTTTAAACTGTTCGTGACTGCCGTTACCGAGTTAGGACAAGCTCCTGCTGCATATAAGGAAAGAAGGACCAGCTCATCCTATCAGCCCCGGTTAAGGACAAATTACAGGCCATAATGGAACGGCTGCAATTAAGACAGTTGCAAGATGTAGGACACGAACAAGTCTCTGCAGGAGCTATGAATTGTACCAGTCAGATTGCTATTAAAACTTCAAGACAGAATCCAATGGTTAATTCATCATATATCTTGTTCATAACAAGTAACAACAATCTCCTCATGTCAGAATCTGCAACTTTTGTGCAGTGTTTCCATTCATTGGTAAAATCTCACTTCTTTATACAACGATACAATCGAGTTCCAACGGAATGCAAGAACAACCTCCTATAGTTGCAACAAAGTGTACATCATATCAATAGCAACAGCCACGCCAGAAACTGGGCTTCAATTAATTTGGGAAGGGACTAAATAGAAGAGCCGCTACCTTCCCTGCCCCCAAAAGAAAGCAGCTACTACCCCCACCGAGAAATCTTCACAGCTCTTTCCCACAGTCTCCAACTTCCCGTCTAATTCTACTCAGACAGCTCCGGGGGACTCCATATTCCTAATTTGTTATGCCAAAGCTAAAGCAAATTCATTGCTATGAAGCAGTGATTCCCTCCCGAATGTAAACTTTGTTGAGTAGGAGCTACTGCTAATCCATGCTTCTCCTAAACATGTCTAACTTCCGACCCTTGAAAATTTACCCTGCAAAATCATCATTCTCTACTCCCTGACCTAGCCTCCACACTCCAAGCCCTCTGCCTGGCTGATGATGAGGCCCGGAAAGGCAATGGAGATCCATTTCTTGACACCCTTGAAGTCGAACTGGAACTCGACCCCAAGCCCTGAGATCCTCTGAAACACCCAAACAAGTTCCTCAGCGCCCTTCTCAACCCCCCGCGCTCCCTTCTTCTGCTCTCCCTCGGAGCCCAGGATATTCTCCTTGGCAACCCCTCATTACTGTTATTGTTGTTAAACTCGCCGTCCATTTCAGTATAAACTGTTGGTAATTCCCTCTCCCCactccctcctcctctccgGCCTGAGAACCGCCCTACGGCAAACCCGCCACCTGGCAGCCTCCAGATGGTTAATCCAACTGGCCATTCGTCCTCGTCCTCCTCCGACCTGTTTTCATCCCTGCTCTGTTCCTGCATTTCCTGCCGGTTATTTAGCGGCATCTCATGGCGGCAAACAGGGCAAGAATTATGGGTCGAAAGCCACGGAAGTATGCACTCTGGATGATACATATGCTTACACGGCATTTCCCTCGCCTCTGCCCCCAATTCAAACAATTCCTTGCACACAGCGCAATGTAATTCAGTTCCTACATGATCCCCGTCGATTCTAATAATGGGCATTGATTCAATCGCGGCCTTAGAGGCAGGTGAGATCTCCTCAACTTGCCCGAGGGGATTAACCTCGACTCGCGATAGCTGGTCGAGAAGCCGATCAAAGCCTGACCCAAGTAGAAATTCCGACATCCCCTGTGGCAGCGGCCTAAGGGAGGAGCCACCCCCCTCGTTGTAATACAATTCAAAACCGTTCCTCCCGTCCTCTTGATCAGCGGGTCTGCGGAGCACGAACACCGGGTTGAATGGAGATCGGCTGCTGGGGCTAGGGTTTCTAGGATTCCGTCGAGCAGTGGAGTAAGGATTCCGGCCAGA
This region includes:
- the LOC116189406 gene encoding probable E3 ubiquitin-protein ligase RHC2A; the encoded protein is MPSSTPSYWCYQCSRFVGISSRGSITCADCDSGFIESIEAPNLGIQGETRRQRLFPGDEMYVAGSGSGLGPGSGRNPYSTARRNPRNPSPSSRSPFNPVFVLRRPADQEDGRNGFELYYNEGGGSSLRPLPQGMSEFLLGSGFDRLLDQLSRVEVNPLGQVEEISPASKAAIESMPIIRIDGDHVGTELHCAVCKELFELGAEAREMPCKHMYHPECILPWLSTHNSCPVCRHEMPLNNRQEMQEQSRDENRSEEDEDEWPVGLTIWRLPGGGFAVGRFSGRRGGGSGERELPTVYTEMDGEFNNNNSNEGLPRRISWAPRESRRRERGGLRRALRNLFGCFRGSQGLGSSSSSTSRVSRNGSPLPFRASSSARQRAWSVEARSGSRE